The following proteins are co-located in the Trichormus variabilis 0441 genome:
- a CDS encoding DUF655 domain-containing protein produces MRIFPAFRNFWVFFLIVAIAACQKVQSHNNRPAPLPQDSFVKVYFNQSESSEYREPYRQQTRLGDNLEQQIIDAISQAKSTIDVAVQELRLPRIAQALKDKQKAGIKVRVILENTYTRSLSNLTPDEVKKLPEREQARYQEYFKFVDLNQDNQLSPEEVNQRDALIILQNAKIPWIDDQADGSAGSKLMHHKFVVVDNRIVIVTSANFTLSDVFGDFSNSSSLGNANNLLHIDSPELAALVTEEFNLMWGDGVGGKPDSKFGLNKPVRPPQKITLGDNTITVHFSPTSPTLPWTQSSNGLINESLNLANKSIDMALFVFSEQRLANTLEKRHQQQVSIRALIDKQFAYRYYSEALDMMGIALGNKCRYEIDNRPWSNPVTTVGVPTLREGDLLHHKFSVIDNQTVITGSHNWSDAANHGNDETLIVINNPTIAAHYEREFARLYAKAQVGVPAKVQAQIQQEQKQCGQIKTPTSSELTPTQVVNINTANLAELETLPGVGKKLAQKIITARQQRKFVSSQDLDKVPGISPKMIENWQGRIQF; encoded by the coding sequence GTGCGGATTTTCCCAGCATTTAGGAATTTTTGGGTATTTTTTTTGATAGTGGCGATCGCCGCCTGTCAAAAAGTCCAATCTCACAATAATCGTCCTGCACCTCTACCGCAAGACTCATTTGTGAAAGTTTACTTTAATCAATCCGAATCCTCAGAATATCGAGAACCTTACCGTCAACAAACTCGACTGGGAGATAACTTAGAACAGCAGATTATTGACGCTATTTCTCAAGCTAAATCTACTATCGATGTAGCAGTACAAGAATTGCGTTTACCGAGAATCGCCCAAGCCCTCAAAGACAAACAAAAAGCGGGAATCAAAGTCAGAGTAATTTTAGAAAATACCTATACTCGTTCTTTGAGTAACTTGACACCAGATGAAGTCAAGAAATTACCTGAACGGGAACAAGCACGCTATCAAGAATACTTTAAATTTGTAGACCTAAACCAAGATAATCAACTCAGTCCTGAGGAAGTTAATCAGAGGGATGCACTGATAATTTTACAAAATGCCAAAATTCCTTGGATAGATGATCAAGCTGATGGTTCAGCAGGTAGTAAGTTGATGCACCATAAGTTTGTGGTTGTAGATAATCGCATAGTAATTGTGACTTCGGCAAACTTCACCTTAAGCGACGTTTTCGGGGATTTCTCTAATTCTTCAAGTTTGGGAAATGCCAACAACCTATTACACATTGATAGCCCAGAATTAGCAGCTTTGGTCACAGAAGAATTCAACCTCATGTGGGGTGATGGTGTTGGAGGTAAACCAGACAGTAAATTCGGTTTAAATAAACCTGTACGTCCTCCCCAAAAAATTACCTTGGGTGACAACACAATTACTGTGCATTTTTCCCCAACTTCACCCACCTTACCTTGGACTCAAAGCAGCAATGGCTTAATTAATGAAAGCTTAAATTTAGCGAATAAATCTATTGATATGGCGTTGTTTGTTTTTTCCGAACAGCGTCTTGCTAATACATTAGAAAAACGTCATCAACAACAAGTCTCAATTCGAGCATTAATTGATAAACAATTCGCCTATCGTTATTACAGCGAAGCTTTAGATATGATGGGAATTGCCCTGGGTAATAAATGCCGATATGAAATTGATAATCGACCTTGGTCTAATCCCGTTACTACGGTGGGCGTACCCACTTTACGAGAAGGAGACCTGCTACACCATAAATTTTCTGTTATCGACAACCAAACGGTAATTACAGGTTCTCACAACTGGTCTGATGCAGCAAATCATGGCAATGATGAGACTTTGATAGTAATTAATAATCCCACAATTGCTGCTCATTATGAGCGTGAATTTGCTCGTCTTTACGCTAAAGCTCAAGTCGGTGTCCCAGCCAAAGTCCAAGCACAAATTCAACAAGAACAAAAGCAATGTGGTCAAATTAAAACTCCTACTTCCAGTGAACTTACTCCTACTCAAGTGGTGAATATCAATACAGCAAATTTGGCAGAATTGGAGACCTTACCCGGTGTAGGTAAAAAGCTAGCCCAAAAAATTATCACCGCCCGTCAGCAGAGAAAATTTGTCTCATCACAAGACTTGGATAAAGTACCTGGAATCAGTCCAAAGATGATAGAAAATTGGCAAGGGCGTATTCAATTTTAG
- a CDS encoding 2OG-Fe dioxygenase family protein: MQIVGGMTELEYAFLFTLRKVNSIELGDFKPFYNNLPVDPYIKGNYRLRRLSRFIVAEDQLVKLPHGYLFQSKDYNPLVGDIKREFAELDEALIGLNSFKNLVLAFSDSCKLHPEAEIGVHQIRTTCSPDNFGNPAPEGIHQDGTDFIGIFSVDRENIQGGETHLYTAKKDKPVFSKILNPGELLLVNDHDFYHFTTPIKPQTEAQGIRDVFVLTSPSLLTD, from the coding sequence ATGCAAATAGTCGGGGGAATGACGGAATTAGAATATGCCTTTTTGTTCACCCTCAGAAAGGTAAATTCAATCGAGTTAGGAGATTTTAAGCCATTTTATAATAATTTACCAGTTGATCCTTATATTAAAGGCAACTATCGTCTGCGAAGATTATCTCGATTTATAGTTGCAGAGGATCAGTTAGTTAAGCTACCTCATGGTTATCTGTTTCAAAGTAAAGATTACAATCCATTAGTTGGCGATATTAAAAGAGAATTTGCAGAATTAGATGAGGCACTCATCGGACTTAATAGTTTTAAAAATCTGGTATTAGCATTTAGCGATTCTTGCAAACTCCATCCAGAAGCAGAAATCGGCGTGCATCAAATCAGAACTACTTGTTCTCCAGATAATTTTGGCAATCCCGCACCTGAGGGTATCCATCAAGATGGTACAGATTTTATCGGTATCTTCTCTGTTGATAGAGAAAATATTCAAGGTGGGGAAACGCACTTGTATACTGCCAAAAAAGATAAGCCTGTATTCAGTAAGATTCTCAATCCCGGAGAGTTATTATTGGTCAACGACCATGATTTTTATCACTTTACTACTCCGATAAAACCGCAGACAGAAGCTCAAGGTATTAGGGATGTTTTTGTATTAACTTCTCCTAGTTTGCTGACTGATTAA
- a CDS encoding serine/threonine-protein kinase, whose product MLCCLNPNCSMPQNPDGKMYCQRCNTQLIPLLRGHYRIIKVLSDEGGFGRTYLSEDIDKLNELCVVKQFAPKVQENSAMKKAVELFKQEAQRLQHLGEHHQIPTLLAYFEQDNYLFLVQQFINGNNLLQELRQGVVYNESTIVEFLLDLLPVLKYIHERGVIHRDIKPQNIIRRQSDGGLVLIDFGAAKQLKATMQTQLGTTIGSLGYTPIEQMQYGKAYPASDLFSLGATCFHLLTGINPSNLFVEQGYSWVESWQQYWNTLDSDRKEGEYLVKVLNKLLETDIQRRYQSADEVMNDLIKQRSLLSRLKTTIPKSALFSTSWSASTSLTASTTKKQARKSLNGKFKQQLLINTMSALLGLVGVGHLQSLPQLITKFSEISTQPYTLKGHASDVNSVAFSPNGEFLASGSDDKTIKVWNLKTKQKIHTLPGHSGWVWAIAFSPDGKTLVSAGADKTIKLWNLATGTEIRTLKGHSQGVASVAFSPDGKTLASGSLDKTIKLWNLATGKEIRTLSEHSNVVANVAFSPDGKTLASGSWDKTIKLWNLTTNKVFRTLEGHSDLVMSVVFNPDGKTLASASKDKTIRLWNLAAGKTIRTLKGHSDKVNSVVYVPRNSTVLASGSNDNTIKLWNLTTGEIIRTLKRDSGYIYSVAISPDGRNLASGGSAENIIKIWPMSW is encoded by the coding sequence ATGCTTTGCTGTTTGAATCCTAATTGCTCCATGCCTCAAAATCCTGATGGCAAAATGTATTGCCAACGCTGCAATACACAATTGATACCCTTATTAAGGGGGCATTATCGCATCATCAAGGTACTATCGGATGAAGGTGGGTTTGGGAGAACATATCTATCAGAAGATATAGATAAATTGAACGAATTGTGTGTAGTTAAACAATTTGCACCTAAAGTTCAAGAAAATTCAGCTATGAAAAAAGCCGTTGAGTTATTTAAACAAGAAGCTCAACGCTTGCAACATTTAGGAGAGCATCACCAGATTCCTACCCTACTAGCTTACTTCGAGCAAGATAATTATTTATTTTTGGTGCAACAGTTTATTAATGGAAACAATCTATTACAAGAATTACGTCAAGGGGTAGTTTACAACGAAAGTACAATTGTCGAATTTCTCTTAGATTTACTCCCTGTATTGAAATATATTCATGAGCGTGGGGTAATTCATCGAGATATTAAGCCACAGAACATCATCCGCCGTCAGAGTGATGGGGGATTAGTGCTAATTGATTTTGGTGCTGCCAAGCAGCTAAAAGCGACAATGCAGACTCAATTGGGAACCACTATTGGCTCGCTCGGTTACACCCCAATTGAACAAATGCAGTATGGCAAAGCTTACCCAGCGAGTGATTTATTTAGTCTGGGTGCGACTTGCTTTCATCTGTTGACGGGGATTAACCCATCTAATTTGTTTGTCGAACAAGGCTACAGTTGGGTTGAATCCTGGCAGCAATATTGGAACACTTTAGATTCCGATAGAAAAGAAGGTGAATATCTAGTTAAGGTTTTGAACAAGCTGTTAGAAACGGATATTCAAAGGCGTTATCAATCGGCTGATGAAGTGATGAATGATTTGATCAAGCAGCGATCGCTACTCTCAAGATTAAAAACTACAATACCAAAGTCTGCTCTCTTTTCCACATCTTGGTCTGCATCAACCTCATTAACCGCGTCTACAACCAAAAAACAAGCTCGGAAATCACTCAATGGTAAGTTTAAACAACAACTCCTCATAAATACCATGAGTGCGCTGTTAGGTTTAGTGGGCGTTGGGCATTTACAGTCTCTCCCGCAGCTAATTACTAAATTTTCCGAAATCTCTACTCAACCTTACACTCTCAAGGGTCATGCCAGTGATGTAAATTCCGTTGCTTTTTCTCCTAATGGAGAATTTCTAGCTAGTGGCAGTGATGACAAAACTATTAAAGTTTGGAATTTAAAAACTAAACAGAAAATCCATACTCTTCCAGGTCATTCTGGCTGGGTTTGGGCTATTGCTTTCTCCCCAGATGGTAAAACTCTTGTTAGTGCAGGTGCTGATAAGACCATCAAATTGTGGAATCTGGCAACTGGAACAGAAATTCGCACTCTGAAAGGGCATTCTCAGGGAGTAGCTAGCGTTGCGTTTAGTCCAGATGGCAAGACTCTAGCTAGTGGCAGCTTAGATAAGACAATCAAACTGTGGAACCTAGCAACAGGCAAAGAAATCCGCACGTTGTCAGAACATTCCAATGTGGTTGCCAATGTAGCCTTTAGTCCAGATGGCAAAACTCTTGCTAGTGGCAGTTGGGATAAAACAATTAAATTATGGAATCTCACAACCAACAAGGTATTTCGTACCTTGGAAGGACATTCCGATTTGGTCATGTCTGTAGTCTTCAATCCAGATGGCAAAACTCTTGCCAGTGCTAGTAAGGACAAAACGATTAGATTGTGGAATCTGGCAGCAGGAAAGACTATCCGCACCCTAAAAGGGCATTCTGACAAGGTTAATTCTGTTGTCTATGTACCAAGAAATAGCACAGTTCTTGCCAGTGGCAGTAATGACAACACAATTAAACTATGGAATTTAACGACAGGAGAGATAATCCGCACCTTAAAGCGCGATTCTGGATACATTTATTCCGTAGCCATTAGTCCCGATGGGCGTAATCTTGCTAGTGGCGGTAGTGCTGAGAATATTATCAAAATTTGGCCGATGAGTTGGTGA
- the gltX gene encoding glutamate--tRNA ligase, whose amino-acid sequence MTVRVRIAPSPTGNLHIGTARTAVFNWLFARHHGGTFILRIEDTDLERSRPEYTENIMTGLRWLGLNWDEGPFFQSQRLDLYQKAVKQLLDQGLAYRCYTTSEELEALREAQKAKGEAPRYDNRHRHLTPEQEAEFKAQGRSFVIRFKIDDEREIVWNDLVRGKMSWRGSDLGGDMVIARASENDTGQPLYNFVVVIDDIDMQISHVIRGEDHIANTAKQILLYEAFGAKIPEFAHTPLILNMEGRKLSKRDGVTSISDFQQMGFTSEGLVNYMTLLGWSPPDSTQEIFTLEAAAKEFTFERVNKAGAKFDWAKLDWLNSQYIHNTPVDQLTDLLIPYWEAAGYSFAGGRDRPWLEQLVGLLSASLTRLTDAVDMSKLFFSETVELSEEGSKQLQQEGSKAVLEAIIAALEAQTQLTENAAQDIIKQVVKAQNVKKGLVMRSLRVALTGDVHGPDLIQSWLLLNQIGLDKPRLSQAIAASL is encoded by the coding sequence GTGACTGTTAGAGTCAGAATTGCCCCTAGTCCAACAGGGAATTTACACATTGGTACAGCGAGAACAGCCGTATTTAACTGGCTGTTTGCCCGCCACCACGGCGGCACATTTATTTTACGAATTGAAGACACAGATTTAGAGCGATCGCGTCCCGAATATACGGAAAATATCATGACGGGATTGCGTTGGTTAGGGTTGAATTGGGATGAAGGGCCATTTTTCCAATCCCAACGCCTCGACCTTTATCAAAAAGCAGTAAAACAACTTTTAGATCAGGGTTTAGCCTATCGCTGCTACACCACATCAGAAGAACTAGAAGCCCTACGAGAAGCGCAAAAAGCCAAAGGCGAAGCCCCGCGTTACGACAATCGTCATCGCCACCTCACCCCAGAACAAGAAGCCGAATTTAAAGCCCAAGGACGTAGTTTCGTCATCCGCTTTAAAATCGACGATGAGCGAGAAATCGTTTGGAATGACCTAGTACGGGGTAAGATGTCTTGGCGAGGCAGTGATTTAGGCGGTGATATGGTCATTGCCCGTGCTTCCGAAAATGATACTGGTCAGCCGTTATATAACTTCGTCGTGGTGATTGATGACATCGATATGCAAATCAGTCATGTCATCCGGGGAGAAGACCACATTGCCAATACCGCCAAACAAATTCTGCTATACGAAGCCTTTGGGGCAAAAATCCCAGAATTTGCCCATACTCCCCTGATTTTAAATATGGAAGGGCGGAAACTCTCCAAACGGGATGGGGTGACATCCATTTCTGACTTTCAGCAAATGGGCTTCACATCTGAAGGTTTAGTCAACTACATGACCTTGCTTGGTTGGTCGCCACCAGATTCTACCCAAGAAATATTTACCTTAGAAGCAGCCGCCAAAGAATTTACTTTTGAGCGGGTGAATAAAGCCGGGGCAAAATTTGACTGGGCGAAACTAGATTGGTTGAACAGTCAATATATTCACAACACCCCAGTTGATCAGTTGACTGATTTACTCATTCCCTATTGGGAAGCGGCTGGATATTCATTTGCTGGGGGACGCGATCGCCCTTGGTTAGAACAGTTGGTGGGTTTACTCAGCGCCAGCTTGACTAGGTTAACCGATGCAGTGGATATGAGCAAACTGTTTTTCAGTGAAACAGTGGAATTGAGCGAAGAAGGTAGCAAACAATTGCAGCAAGAAGGTTCTAAAGCTGTACTTGAGGCAATTATCGCCGCCTTAGAAGCTCAAACCCAACTTACAGAAAATGCCGCTCAAGACATAATTAAGCAGGTAGTGAAAGCCCAAAATGTGAAGAAAGGTTTAGTCATGCGATCGCTCAGAGTCGCCCTCACCGGTGATGTGCATGGCCCAGACTTAATTCAATCTTGGTTACTCCTGAATCAGATTGGTTTGGATAAGCCACGCTTGAGTCAGGCGATCGCAGCTAGCCTTTAA
- a CDS encoding gluconokinase, producing the protein MIIIIMGVSGSGKTTIGQMLAESLHWEFYDADSFHSLENIEKMRRGIPLDDADRIPWLQSLQTAITNWLQNNRNVVLACSALKASYRQFLLLDTDIKLVYLQGTFELIQTRLQKREHHFMNVELLTSQFASLEEPDDVIRVDISQSPQVIIQVIKTMINV; encoded by the coding sequence ATGATAATTATCATCATGGGTGTATCTGGTTCTGGTAAAACCACCATCGGACAAATGTTGGCGGAATCTTTACACTGGGAATTTTATGACGCTGACAGTTTCCACTCACTAGAAAATATTGAGAAAATGCGGCGTGGTATTCCTCTGGATGATGCTGATAGAATACCTTGGTTACAAAGTTTGCAAACCGCTATTACAAATTGGTTGCAAAACAATAGAAATGTTGTCTTAGCTTGTTCTGCCCTCAAAGCTAGCTATCGGCAATTTTTATTATTAGATACTGATATTAAACTAGTCTACCTGCAAGGGACATTTGAACTCATTCAAACAAGACTACAAAAGCGTGAGCATCATTTCATGAATGTCGAATTGCTCACAAGTCAATTTGCATCACTTGAGGAACCAGATGATGTTATACGTGTCGATATTTCCCAGTCACCTCAAGTTATTATACAAGTTATTAAAACAATGATAAATGTTTAA
- the sfsA gene encoding DNA/RNA nuclease SfsA, protein MIDWLYSYPPLYPGILLKRYKRFFADVQLASGEVVTAHCPNTGPMTGVSTLGSVVQLSKSANPKRKLAYTLELIQVHDNEPTWVGVNTALPNQIVKLALAKYLFPELGSYNHIKSEVVYGVDKKSRVDFFLTGSDTERPIYLEVKNTTWAKGTLALFPDTETTRGQKHLRELMTLLPQTRSVMLYFINRGDCTEFAPGDSTDPIYGKLLREAIALGLEVLPCRFDVTPEGIRYLGLAKLVI, encoded by the coding sequence ATGATTGATTGGCTCTACAGTTACCCACCTTTATATCCTGGCATTTTGCTAAAGCGCTATAAGCGCTTTTTCGCTGATGTACAACTAGCTTCCGGCGAAGTCGTAACAGCACATTGTCCCAATACAGGCCCCATGACCGGAGTCTCAACTCTAGGGAGTGTGGTACAACTTTCTAAAAGTGCCAATCCTAAGCGTAAATTGGCTTATACTCTAGAACTGATTCAAGTACACGATAACGAGCCGACTTGGGTAGGTGTAAATACAGCTTTACCAAATCAGATAGTCAAGTTGGCTTTGGCAAAATACTTGTTTCCAGAGTTAGGTAGTTATAACCACATCAAAAGTGAGGTAGTTTACGGGGTAGATAAAAAAAGTCGGGTGGACTTCTTTTTGACAGGAAGTGATACAGAACGCCCAATTTATCTAGAGGTAAAAAATACAACTTGGGCAAAAGGGACTTTAGCATTATTCCCCGATACAGAAACCACAAGGGGACAAAAGCACTTACGGGAATTAATGACGTTATTGCCACAAACGCGATCAGTAATGCTGTATTTTATTAATCGTGGTGATTGTACAGAGTTTGCCCCTGGTGATAGTACAGATCCTATATATGGTAAGTTGTTACGAGAAGCGATCGCCTTAGGTTTAGAAGTTTTACCTTGTCGTTTCGATGTTACCCCAGAAGGCATCCGTTATTTAGGTTTAGCAAAACTGGTAATTTAA
- a CDS encoding cysteine desulfurase family protein produces the protein MQIYLDYSATTPTCTEAIAVMQSVLTQQWGNPSSLHEWGQRATTIVEQARVQVAGLINAANPESIIFTSGGTEANNLAIMGVVRMQNVPQHIIISSVEHSAISEPANLLEKWGWEVTRLGVDNTGRVNPEDLKAALRHNTVLVSVIYGQSEIGTVQPIAELGKITQQHGALFHTDAVQAVGRLPIDVQQLPVDLLSLSSHKLYGPQGVGALYIRPGVELLPLLNGGGQERGLRSGTQAVPIIAGFGVAAEIAAEELSIEIPRLMKLRDRLFAQLADVPGLIPTGDRENRLPHHVSFYLEQADGEKLSGKTLVRHLNLAGIGISAGAACHSGKLSPSPILLAMGYSTKAALGGIRLTLGRETTAADVDWTAMVLKQILQRLVPGELVISH, from the coding sequence ATGCAAATATATCTAGATTACAGTGCTACTACTCCCACTTGTACAGAAGCGATCGCAGTTATGCAATCAGTCCTGACTCAACAGTGGGGGAATCCTTCTAGTCTACATGAATGGGGACAACGGGCAACGACTATTGTAGAACAAGCAAGAGTACAGGTAGCAGGGTTAATTAACGCTGCCAATCCCGAATCAATTATTTTTACCTCTGGCGGTACGGAAGCCAACAACCTAGCAATTATGGGTGTTGTCAGAATGCAAAATGTGCCGCAACATATCATTATTTCTAGTGTGGAACATTCGGCTATTAGCGAACCTGCCAACTTACTAGAAAAATGGGGTTGGGAAGTCACCCGCTTGGGTGTGGATAATACAGGGAGAGTTAACCCCGAAGATTTAAAAGCTGCGTTACGACATAACACGGTTTTAGTTTCTGTGATTTACGGTCAAAGTGAGATTGGCACAGTCCAACCAATTGCAGAGTTAGGTAAGATAACTCAACAACATGGGGCGTTGTTCCACACAGATGCAGTGCAAGCAGTGGGACGTTTACCTATAGATGTGCAGCAACTACCTGTAGATTTACTCAGTCTTTCTAGTCACAAGCTATACGGGCCGCAAGGGGTGGGGGCGCTATATATTCGTCCTGGTGTGGAATTGTTGCCTTTATTGAATGGTGGTGGACAAGAAAGGGGATTACGTTCTGGTACGCAAGCAGTACCCATCATCGCCGGTTTTGGTGTTGCTGCCGAAATTGCCGCAGAGGAATTATCTATAGAGATACCACGTTTAATGAAATTACGCGATCGCTTATTTGCCCAGTTAGCAGATGTCCCTGGTTTAATCCCCACCGGCGACAGAGAAAATCGTCTACCTCATCATGTAAGTTTCTACCTCGAACAAGCCGACGGCGAAAAACTCAGTGGTAAAACCTTAGTGCGTCATTTAAACCTTGCCGGTATTGGCATTAGTGCGGGCGCAGCTTGTCATAGTGGTAAACTTAGTCCTAGCCCCATATTGTTGGCAATGGGTTACTCAACAAAAGCCGCCTTGGGAGGAATTAGGTTGACATTAGGGCGTGAGACTACAGCAGCCGATGTAGATTGGACGGCGATGGTCTTAAAACAAATCTTACAGAGGTTGGTACCAGGAGAATTAGTGATTAGTCATTAA
- a CDS encoding serine/threonine protein kinase, giving the protein MNQSAFTSPHNTGLLANRYQLQKLIGIGGMGEVFLATDVLLGGAPVAIKFLTQTVSDPKIQKDFAREALMSAALSQKSLHIVRAYDYGVSDTGKPFYVMEYLNGKSLKDLIPLPLNQFVHLTRQICLGLQCAHQGIQIEGKVYPLVHRDIKPANILVIPDPILGQLVKILDFGIAKFLNHTVTLSTNRGFHGTLPYCSPEQLDGEKLDGRSDIYSLGVIMFEMLTGAKPWQPETDLFGAWYKAHNFEKPRTIADVKPQLKIPQQLNDLIMACLEKKASDRPQNVGEILRTIDGLEQSDCAGLPTNISPPSYPKLISASDVIKALEQQCKELTWPQDKPKKEIVFPLPLNTHQKNLSTLWLMLPKKEIQQRANSKIYNRFIFVTSPHPMLLWVTLLYNQEQEPKWLPCYLDMQHPLNRTLVLSLADNETYPLICFTLEPPHRCIQVLSSNIETSQRQKLKIWVEQSQKLPPTSQPLASKNLLRQQYKQIQAHMLQHLSSTRRLEKLAKG; this is encoded by the coding sequence GTGAATCAAAGTGCATTTACATCTCCACACAATACAGGACTACTTGCCAATCGTTATCAACTGCAAAAGTTGATTGGTATAGGCGGTATGGGCGAAGTTTTCTTAGCAACTGATGTTCTGTTAGGAGGAGCGCCAGTTGCAATTAAATTTCTGACTCAAACTGTATCTGATCCTAAAATTCAGAAAGACTTTGCCCGCGAAGCATTGATGAGCGCAGCCCTCAGCCAAAAAAGCCTGCATATTGTTAGGGCTTATGATTATGGTGTCAGCGACACAGGGAAACCATTTTATGTCATGGAATACCTCAATGGCAAAAGTTTAAAAGACTTAATTCCCTTACCTTTAAACCAGTTTGTCCATCTCACCCGCCAGATTTGTTTGGGCTTACAGTGCGCCCATCAAGGTATTCAAATTGAGGGTAAAGTTTATCCTTTAGTACATCGAGATATTAAACCAGCAAATATATTAGTTATTCCCGATCCGATATTAGGGCAATTAGTAAAAATCCTCGATTTTGGTATTGCTAAATTTTTAAATCATACAGTTACATTAAGTACAAATAGAGGATTTCATGGGACTCTACCCTACTGTTCTCCAGAGCAATTAGATGGAGAAAAATTAGATGGTCGTTCTGATATATATAGCTTGGGCGTGATCATGTTTGAAATGCTCACTGGAGCGAAACCTTGGCAACCAGAAACTGATTTATTTGGTGCTTGGTATAAAGCTCATAACTTTGAGAAACCAAGGACGATCGCCGATGTCAAACCCCAATTAAAAATCCCGCAACAACTCAACGATTTAATTATGGCTTGCTTGGAGAAAAAAGCCAGCGATCGCCCACAGAATGTAGGAGAAATATTGCGAACTATTGATGGATTAGAACAGTCTGACTGTGCTGGATTACCTACAAATATAAGCCCTCCATCATATCCCAAATTAATATCAGCTTCTGATGTAATAAAAGCATTAGAACAACAATGCAAAGAACTTACTTGGCCTCAAGATAAACCCAAAAAAGAAATTGTTTTCCCTCTACCACTAAACACACACCAAAAAAACTTATCCACGCTCTGGCTGATGTTACCCAAAAAAGAAATTCAGCAGCGTGCCAATTCTAAAATTTATAACCGTTTTATCTTTGTTACATCACCCCACCCCATGCTTTTGTGGGTGACACTCCTCTACAACCAAGAACAAGAACCAAAGTGGCTACCTTGCTACCTGGATATGCAACATCCCCTCAATCGTACATTAGTACTATCATTAGCCGATAATGAAACCTACCCCCTAATTTGCTTCACCCTAGAACCACCCCACAGATGTATTCAAGTCCTCAGCAGTAACATTGAAACCAGTCAAAGGCAAAAGTTGAAAATTTGGGTAGAACAAAGTCAAAAACTCCCACCAACTTCTCAACCTCTGGCTAGTAAAAACCTGCTCAGGCAGCAGTATAAACAAATTCAAGCCCATATGCTTCAGCATCTGTCATCTACACGCCGGCTGGAAAAATTAGCCAAGGGATGA